The Chitinophagales bacterium genome includes a region encoding these proteins:
- a CDS encoding low molecular weight phosphotyrosine protein phosphatase has protein sequence MKILMVCLGNICRSPLAEGILRQKCKQKGLGWQVDSAGTGKWHIGNPPDKRSIAVAQKHGIDISQQKARAFNYSDYENFDLIFAMDTSNKKDILAWALDKNEEAKVKLILNEIYPNENRSVPDPYWNDNGFEEVFQMLNKACDVIIEKYK, from the coding sequence ATGAAAATACTAATGGTTTGTTTAGGCAATATCTGTCGTTCTCCTTTAGCCGAAGGAATTTTAAGACAAAAATGCAAGCAAAAAGGATTGGGTTGGCAAGTAGATAGTGCTGGAACTGGGAAATGGCACATTGGAAATCCACCAGATAAAAGGTCTATAGCTGTAGCACAAAAACATGGAATAGATATTTCACAACAAAAAGCAAGAGCATTTAATTACAGCGACTACGAAAATTTTGATTTAATTTTTGCTATGGATACTTCTAACAAAAAAGATATTTTAGCTTGGGCTTTAGATAAAAATGAAGAAGCAAAAGTTAAGCTCATTCTCAATGAAATCTATCCAAACGAAAATAGAAGTGTACCAGATCCATATTGGAATGACAATGGTTTTGAAGAAGTGTTCCAAATGCTTAACAAAGCTTGTGATGTTATTATAGAAAAATATAAATAA
- a CDS encoding DUF5005 domain-containing protein — protein sequence MKKRLRPLMYLFIVYFISTAAVMECSPDEPVCDNGFTDNKLENLFNRKCGWIAGDACYSLQLSNGNHIWMFGDSYVDQYDFSTGTVPCMFNTNNTMLYHLPNNYNDVFTLKGYFSVGGDMTSPVEWPGAAFETNSKAYVWVGSFNSSMQIQSQRLKYFNIDDVNTNGIINLPQYKDFNYSCGFVNKGDGYIYAYGTTSGFGASSYGLNALILARFPKTNVNSSAWRYWTGSSWSSNIADTKQLMYAVLPTVAKVGNKVVVISQDLNLNCNSAYHKIYAAYASNVTGPFSNSEPVYTVPSMYGSIPHYYSCVAHPEFVRNGKTLVTFCINEIGTNCHTCNGGFKPNLYRPKMVWLDLSGPTAGS from the coding sequence ATGAAAAAGAGACTAAGACCTTTAATGTATCTATTTATTGTTTATTTTATTTCCACGGCTGCTGTAATGGAGTGCTCTCCAGATGAACCTGTCTGTGATAATGGATTTACAGATAATAAGCTAGAAAACTTATTTAATAGAAAATGTGGTTGGATAGCAGGAGATGCTTGCTATTCCCTTCAACTAAGCAATGGCAATCATATCTGGATGTTTGGTGACAGTTATGTAGACCAATATGATTTTTCAACAGGAACGGTACCTTGTATGTTTAATACTAATAATACAATGCTTTATCACTTACCAAATAACTATAATGATGTATTCACATTAAAAGGTTATTTTTCTGTAGGAGGAGACATGACAAGTCCTGTTGAATGGCCAGGTGCTGCATTTGAAACTAATAGTAAAGCTTATGTTTGGGTAGGTTCGTTTAATAGTAGCATGCAAATACAATCTCAAAGGTTAAAATATTTCAATATTGATGATGTAAATACTAATGGTATTATTAATTTACCACAATATAAAGATTTTAATTATAGTTGTGGCTTTGTAAATAAAGGAGATGGCTATATATATGCTTATGGTACTACAAGTGGATTTGGAGCCAGTAGTTATGGTCTTAATGCTTTAATTTTAGCTCGTTTTCCCAAAACAAATGTCAATAGTTCTGCATGGAGATATTGGACTGGCAGTTCATGGAGTAGTAATATTGCAGATACAAAACAGTTAATGTACGCAGTATTGCCTACTGTTGCTAAAGTTGGCAATAAAGTGGTAGTTATTTCACAAGATTTAAATTTAAATTGTAACTCAGCATATCATAAAATTTATGCAGCTTATGCTAGTAATGTAACAGGCCCATTTTCTAATAGTGAACCAGTTTATACAGTACCTTCTATGTATGGAAGTATACCTCATTATTATTCTTGTGTAGCACATCCTGAATTTGTAAGAAATGGAAAAACATTAGTAACTTTTTGTATTAATGAAATTGGTACCAATTGTCATACCTGTAATGGTGGTTTTAAACCTAATTTATACAGACCCAAAATGGTTTGGTTAGATTTAAGTGGACCAACTGCAGGTAGTTAA